In Clostridium thermosuccinogenes, the genomic stretch CCCTGTATTCAGAACATGAGGTGTTTAAGTCTATCCCTCCTGAGATATCCACCGATTGCAGGATACTTTACAGACCACTGTTCCCTGAATATGATATATAGTAATTGAGGACTGTAACTCAAGCTAAAGGCAAATCCGTTAAATATTTGGACATGTGCCAGAATCTTTTGACATAATTAAATTTTATATTCGATAATTGATAACAGAGAGCCGGAACTTTACATAAGTACCGGTTCTTCCTTCGTGCAGCAAATCTTTTTTCTATCAATGGATTACATTCAATATGTTTACATCAATATGCTTGCAATAATATGCTTTCAATATTGCGCTTTCAATGAGTAAAGGTCTGTAATTTTTATTCTATTCTATAGAAATATTCCATGATTAAATTTTCAAATTTCCTCGACAAACGCCTGGATTTGCTATTTTCTTCTCCATCGGAACAGCAGATGTTTCAATTTATAAACCATATCTTATCCAAAGTGCTATATAATGGCAATAAATTAAAATAAATAGTGAAATTTTGTATTAACTGATATAAAATATAATAGTCAGAATATATTTCATGTGAGGTTGATTATGAGACTAGAGGTTTGCAATATCAACAAAAGCTTTTCGGGAAGGCACATCCTTCATGATGTTTCATTCCGGGTGGAGAGCGGTAAAGCCATGGGATTCCTTGGCAGGAATGGCGCTGGAAAGACCACAACCATCAGAACTCTGATGAATGTGTTTGAGCCTGACTCCGGTGAATTCCTTCTGGATGGCAAACCCTTTGACCGGCAGAAATATAAAATCGGATACCTGCCGGAGGAAAGAGGTATGTACTCTAAAATATCCATCCTGGACCAGCTGGTTTATTTTGGAGAGTTAAAACACATGTCAAGGTCTGATGCAAAAAAGTCAGCCCGGAAATGGCTGGAGCGGTTTGAGCTTGCTGAGTATGAGAAGAAACCGCTGGATACGCTTTCTAAAGGAAACCAGCAGAAGATTCAGATTTTGCAGGCAGTTATCAATGATCCGGATATACTGATTCTCGATGAACCCTTCAGTGGGTTAGACCCTGTCAATGCCCAGGTTTTAAAGGAACTCATCCGGGAGTATATCGCCAAAGACAGGCTTGTCATCTTTTCAAGCCATCAAATGGGTTATGTGGAGGAATTCTGTGATGATGTAACCTTTATTAAAAGCGGTCGGATTATACTGAGCGCCAACCTAAAAGAAACCAAAAGGGATATGGGAAGAAATAAACTGCGCATCAAAATATCAGGAATGGATATGAATGAGGCGCAAAAGCGAATATCAGCTTTTTCCGACATCCGCGTGGATATGGACAGGCAATCCCTTATTGTGGAATGTCTGAATAACAGAACTCCCAATGAATTTCTGTCGGAAGTCATCAGCAACAATCTTCCTGTGGAGCTGTTCAGCTTTTATGAGCCAAGTCTGGAGGATATCTTCATCCAACTGGAGAGGGATGAAGGATTGGATGGCATCGACAGTAAAACTGAAGGAGGCGGTATAGGATGAGGGATTTGAAAACTGTATTTGGTTTTGAATTAAGTAACAAGCTGAAAGAAAAAACAGTCAGGCTTACAACTATCATCATTTTGGTTATCATACTGATTGCTACATTCATTCCAACGTTGGTTTCCATGCTTAGCGGAGATTCCTCCGGAGATAGCGGTGATATGGGGCAAAATACGGGGGGACATTCTTATGAAGGTGTGGCTCCGCTGAGCGATGAATATGGATATGTTATTGAAAATAATGCTATTAGCGAAGAAGCCTTGAAGACCCTTTATCCTTTCTTCTTGTCAAAATCCTATCCCGATGAAAAAGCGCTGCGGGACGCGATAGAGAAGGAGGAGATAAAGAAAGGGATTCTGGTCACATCAGCCACAAGCTTTAAGCTGATTGCCAATGACTTGTCCATGTATGACACCAGTGTTCAAAGCATATCCGCTTCACTGTCCAGGTTCAACAGAGATTTATTTTTGAGCAAGGAAGGGATTGACCCGGCTAAGGTTGATCAGGCGGAGAACGTTCAAATACAGGCAGATACGGAGATATTAGGCAAGAATGCATTGACGGGATATGCTTTTGCCTATGTCGGCATGTTCATGATTTACATGCTGGTAATTCTATATGGAAACTCCGTTGCTACCTCTGTTGCGCGGGAGAAAAATGACCGTACCATGGAGCTGCTTATTACAAATACCTCCTCCAACAACCTGATCTGGGGGAAGGTGCTGGCATCGATGGTTGTGAGCATAGGACAGCTAATCCTGATGATTCTGGTAGCCGGTGCGGGTATAGTATTAAACAGGGACAACTATCCTGAGTTTATGATCAGAATGATCAAGGAAGGTATCACTATTGATGCCTTGGTTTTATTCATCGTCTTTTCCCTGTTCGGAAGCCTTATGTATTATTTCCTGTATGCTTCCGTAGGTGCATTGGTAAGCAAGGTGGAAGAGGTTAACAGCGCCATGACTCCCATTCAGTTTGTATTCATAGCTGCCTTTTTGCTGTGCAGCATGGGCCTTAATATGCCCGATGGAACTTTGATGAGGGTCATATCCATCGTTCCTTTTACATCGCCGATGGCTATGTTTATCCGTTACTCCATGACAACGGTGCCGATAGTAGACCTGATAGGCGCCCTGGTTCTTTTGCTGGTTACCTTGTATATCATGGCATATCTTGCCACAAGGATTTACCGTATGGGTACATTGAATTACGGCAATAGAATCGGCTTTTTCAAGGCTGTGGGAATGGTGTTTAAGAATGTCCGCTAATTAAAAGCTGTAGATTAACTGGTATACATAATATCATCAGTATGGAAGGGACCTATTAAATAGGCGTATTAACTGATAAAGAAAGCCCTGAGGTTTCTTTCGATATGCTCCCCGTTAAGTAGACGGTTAAAATGATAAACCGTTTACCGTAAGGAGGAGCATATCTTTTGGAGCCCAGGGCTTTTTATGTGTACCGCAAAAGCGAGTCCAACTGCTTATAGGGCTACTTGAAGATAGCTTTACTACACAAATGATGTTGGAAGGTCCACTGAAATCACTATACAATAGGAAGGTCCTGCTTCTTAGCCATAAAAAGTTTTTGGAAATCCTGATAAGTGCGGCTCATTCGATGTTTCTTGTCTAGTTTAAATTGATCCTTCTTTTTTTGCATTTTCTAATTCGCGTAATACGTATCATATCAATATTTTAAACAAACCATTGTTCATATAATTATATAAAGAGAGTGTTCGTTTAGCATAATTTTATTCGTATGGGTAACGTATATGAGGTAGAGTGACTGGCTTCTCATAATGAGGTAGTTGATAAGAGAATCCAGTCTTAAGCTTTCTCTTCGGTGAATTGTATGCCTTGACATGACTCATAATGTACTGTCTCATATTCTTTTAAGTGTTCGCTGCAGAATAAATCCTCTTTCCAACATACAAGAATTTATGAATACATATTCGTTGCAGACAAAGGAAGCTTTGGAGTTCATTGCATATTTCTTAATGGAAATCAGGGCATAAGGTTGAGCAAGAATAAAGAATTACAGAAGCTATAGTTACGCTTGCACTTTCATCTGCTGCAAAGATGTCGAGAGGCTGCAGCATCAACTCGAGAAATCAGCGGCTTGCTGCATTAAAAGCTTTTTGTGGTTATGTGGCACGTAAAAGTCCGGAAAAAAGTGCCCTGTGTCAGGGTGTCTTAAAAATTCGTGTTAAGAAGGCTCCCCAGAAACCGGTTGAATACCTAAGCGTAGACGCTGTTGAATATCTCCTCAAAATTCCCGACAGGCATTCTACGCAAGGTATTCGTGATCTTGCAATGATTGCATTAATGTATGAATCCGGCTGCAGGGTTCAGGAACTCATTGATTTGAGGGTAGGTGACATTGTATTCCGGAGCCCAAACACGGTTACCCTTACCGGAAAAGGAAACAAGGCAAGAGTAATACCTATAAGTACCAATGCTGCAGATATCATAAAAGCTTATCTGAATTCTACTAGCATCTGCGACATGGCGCATCCAGTGTTTGTCAATATATACGATAAACCCTTGTCAAGATCGGGAGTTTCCTATGTCCTTGATAAATATGGACAAATGGCTCGTAATGCAAGGCCAGAATTATACCCATGTAAACTGCATCCTCATATATTGAGGCATTCCAAAGCTATGCATCTGCTTGAAAATGGAGTAAATTTAATATATATCAGGGATTTTCTTGGACATTCATCTGTTACCACAACAGAGATCTATGCAAGATGCAACCCTGAACTTAAAAGAAAATACATTGAACAGGCAGGCAGCCTGATTACGGAGTCCATTGAAGAATATAGTGAAAGTGAAAAAGAAGCTTTAATTGCCTGGCTTCGCGAAAACATCTAATGTTATAAATAATTATGTTGAGTGGTTATGCCGCAAATCCCATGTCTAAGCGGCATAACTGCCCACGACTCCACATAATATACGGCTCTACATAAGATGAAACCACGGTCCAGGTAATAAAAGAACCGGGAAAGGCAGCACAGTCAAAAAGTTACATGTGGCTATACAGGACCAGTGGCGAAGCCAAAAAACAGATAGTGCTTTATGACTACCAGCCCGATAGAAGGCACACACGGCCGAAAGAGTTTCTTGAAGGATTCAGCGGGTATTTACACGCGGATGGGTATGAGGGGTATCATAAACTACCTGAAAACATAATGATTGTAGGCTGTCTGGCACATCTTCGCCGAAAGTTCTTTGATGGGCTGAAGATCTTACCGGAAGAAAAGAAGAAAGATTCACTTTTATTAAAAGGCGTGGAATATTGTGACAGGCTGTTCCGATATGAAAGGGAGTTTGCTTTGCTTGAGACTGATGAACGCCTGGAAAGAAGACAACGGATATCGAAGCCTCTATTCGAAGAATTCTACTCTTGGATAGAAGGCTTAAATGTGCTGCCCGGAAGTACTTTGGGCAAGGCAGTGCACTATGCTCGCGTACAAAGGAAATACATAGAAAGATACCTGACCGACGGACGGCTTGAAATCAGTAACAACCGTGCGGAACGGAGCATAAAGCCATTTGTGATTGGCAGAAAAAATTGGTTATTCTCGTACACACCTGCCGGAGCAAGAGCCAGTGCGGTTTATTACAGCATAGTAATAACCGCAATAGAAAATGGGTTAAATCCTTATGAATACCTGAAATGGGTACTGACTCAAATGCCGAATCTCGGGAAGCCCGGGTATGCATCGTCAGTTGAAGAGTTATTACCGTGCAGTGAAGTTTTGCCAAAAGAAGTTTATGCACCGTTTTCAAAGAAAGAACCGGAACAATATGCGGTAGTGTCAAAAGTTCTATGAAAGAATAAAATTTTGACGCCAGAAATGAGAGTATTTACCAAATATGCACATTGGAAACCAAATAAGCAACAAGAAAAACCATGGGAATATAATACCTGTGGATTTGATGGATAACCCGCCCGAGGCATGGATAACAAGTGGATAAAGCATTGGCAACGAAAAGCGTGTTGCCAACACTTTATCACACAAGTTACCCACACCCCTCAAATCAGCGGGTTACCCACAAACTCCACAGGTTCGGCGGCGACTGTTTTGCTATGCTATGCTACAAAAATAAGAGGATGAATTTCGTTCCTTAAGCAGATTGTTGGGCTTTGATGTATTCTTGGGACATTTTAATGAGTGTAACCCACCTGGCAGGCATATTAGGCCGGTCTTTGAGCTCTTCTAAGACCACCGGCACCCTGCCTTCCAGAGAGGAATGAGGCCTTAGGAAGTTGAAGTAGGCTACAAACAGTGTAAGGAAGGATACTGAACCTGCATAGTTGTTAAAACCGTTGGTGGGTCTGTAGTTTCCCTTGAAGGTGCGGTTTAACCTTTCGATGATCTGCTTTAAAGGCCTGTATTCTTCGGAGATAGGGTCGTCGTTGGTAAGACCGATTACCTGCTTTATGTCAAAGTGGATGCCGTACTGGGCGAAATAGTGTTGAGCAAGCATGTAAATAGGGTTCCCGTCAAAGATCAGGGTAAGATCCTCAGGAAGCTTATCGAACTTGGACAATGCTTCGTCAAGAGCATAAATTGCAGCTTTAACATCACGGTTGGCAGAGACGGGGTATGAGAGGATAATCTTCTTTACTGCGTCGAATATAAAGAATACGTAATGCCATTTGCCCAGAACCTTTATGTACGTCTCATCCCCGCAGATGGAATCTGAGAGATCATACTTGTAGTTGTCAATGAAGGGTTTAATGTTTGTGGCAACAGCATCGGCATAATTTGATACCGACTGATGAGAAACACTTACACCATGTACTTCACGCATAAGGGCAGCTGTCATCCGGGTAGAAAGGCCAAAATTGACATGGTATGTAAGTATCAGCCCCAGGACGTGAGGAGAGACATAAAGCCTTGATATATCTACACTCGGAGGCTGGGAAGGCTTTCTTACCAAAGGCTCAAAGTCAATATCAAACTCCCTGTAGATGTAATGGAGCTTGAAATCATGTGGAGAAGACTTGTAGCGCTGCTTGTCTTCCTCGGACATGGAATTGAGCCTGTCAAGGTAATAGGGGCACTTGGAGTTGGTGCACTTATGTACGTTGAAGTCCTTACGCTCTTTCTTAAGTTCCAGTGTCCTTCCACAGTGGGGGCAGAGGAAGATGAGATTTTTTAGGTAACGGTTTTTCTTGTTGAAAGTGCACTTGCAGACTTTGCATAAGTACTGGCCTTTACCACCGGTATTGTCGTAAAGGTATTCATGAGGAGCTCCACATCTTGGGCAGGCCATAGTATCAGGGACTGTAGAAGCTTTTCTCCTTGTAATAGGGGTTATAAGCTTACCGGTTTCCTTGAGATGATTTGAAATAAGCTGCTTATAATCAAGCTTCTCAAGTGTCTCAATAATCGGCATGGTATCCACCACAAGCTTGCGGTAAGGCTTCCTAACAGGCTCATCGTAGTACTTGCGGACGGATCCTTTACTAAAGAGTGCACACATGAGGTAAATGATAATTTTAGCTTGTATTTGAATGTATAGTAGTAAAACTGTTATAATGTTGTTCAAAGGTACTTAACTCCTTTCTTTGGGGGTTGTCCAGCAACAACATTATACCAAAAAAAGGGCAAGTACCTTTGCCTTTCTATACATTCTTAATTTCCAGTTAAATGAGGGTAAAACCCTTAATAATATAAAAGCAAGTAAAACCAAGGGTTAGAGGTCAAAAGCATATCAAAACTTTTGACACTACCCAATATGCCTGGGAGGAAGAAGAATGAAATTGGGGAAACACACAAAGTTTATGATAGAGTTTATTAAAGATTTTATAGACGGAGAGATAGACAGCTATTTTTTTGAGCTGGATTATAGCGCATATGTAATAGAGCATTTTCCGTATATGGAAGAAGAAAATCCCGAACTTGCGGAACGTTTTGCTGATACCGTAGATTATGTATATGAGTATTACATAGACCGGGGGTTACCGGAAGAAGAATTCAGGGCTAAAATATCTAAGGCATTTGATCAATGGCTGGGTAAAGGTTTTAGTTTTTCGTCCTAATCTATTTGACGCTTACGCTATTTCGCAGGGTCTTGGTGATTCATTAGGGGATTAAGGATAACTATAGGCTACAGGGGTCTCCTATATATGTGCGAAAAATTCTTAACCACCTTTGAGGTTGTAAGGATAACATCCATACTTAGCATAAATGCTAGTTTTCGGATAAATCGCATTTGCTCCAGTGGTGCTTTAAGTTTTGTGTAAATTCAAGGATAATATATTTTGTGTGCCGGAATACCTGATTTTTTGGGATCTCAGTTGTTTAACTCTATCATTCGATTACATCTTAGTCAATACATATTAGTGAATTCTTATTAAATTCTGGAATTCTGAAAAAGTTTTATGCCGTGAAAGTCTCTTGATAATGAGTAAAGCAGCATGTTAGGCTATCAGCGAGGCATCCTCCATGCTGCACTCCTTTGGTCAAAATGGGTGGTGCCGGCAGATGCCTTGTAACATGCCAGCAGAGGCTCATTGCTAAGAGGATCGTGGAATAAATGCTCGCAGCTTTACTATATCGTCCGCACCCCCGTCTCTATATATCTTTTTCTGTTATCCGCCTGTTAAAATTGACCATAAGCTGATCAAGAATAGTGCTCCGATCTTATTCATCAAATGGAAGTAACTTCATAATTGCCAAAACTCTTATCAAATTCGTCAAGCATCCACCCCTTATCTATGGAGTATGTTATCTCACTTTTTATTTCTTCTGTTGTCTTGCGTGGTCTGCTATCATCTAACGATACTCCTATGAAAAATTCGATAGTACCTTTATTTCCCCTCACAGGACTATATGTAATGCCAAAAACATTATAACCTAATGTTAAATTTATGTAGTCGACTAATTTTGTTAAAATATCATAAAAAACTTGCTTATCATTTATTTCTCCATTCCTTCTAATTTCTGAGGACTCAACCTCGTAAATAGGTTTTACAAGGCCAATTATTATACCTTTTTTATTCATTATATCTGCACATATTGGTATTGCCTTCCTTAGTGAAAGATAAGAAAGGTCCAACGTGGCTATTTCCGGTTTTTCGCTTAATTCTAGCAATCTAGCATCACTAATATTAGTCTTTTCCATATTTACTACATTTGGATTTTGGAGAAGTTTCCCACTAAGTTGTCCAAATCCAACATCAATAGCATATACTTTCCTAGCCCCAAATTGTATAAGGCAATCAGTAAACCCTCCTGTTGATGCTCCTATATCTATTGCAACTTTATTAGATACATCAATAGAAAAATCCTTTAATGCACCCTCGAGCTTTAACCGTAAGCGCTTAATATAAGTGCGCATAGAAGTTTATCCGTCCATATGAGATAATCCATCCAAAAGTCTTTAGACTTTTTCGAGTTTTTCGACTCTGACTAAAAAGTCTAGAATCTCTAAGGAGGCTATCTCAATATGGATAATTAGACCTGTGCAGTAAAAAGGGAAATTTTAAGCAGCAATCCCTAATTTGGAAATCATAGATTCAAGACTTACCCCTTCAGCTGCACAATAGTATGCAAACTTAGCAATTTCAACCATATACTGTTGGCGAAAATACCCTACGGTGTCTCCAATGGTCTTTAGTTTCAAGGTTTTACCATTAGATGTCCTGAATAGTTCCAAAAACGTGTAAGCCATGAATATCATGCTCCAGAAACGCTTTATTGAAGTCAATGATTCAACCTGGTACTCATCAAAACCAAGAGAATTCTTATGATATCTGTAGCTAACCTCTATGTCCCAGCGGTTTTGGTAGT encodes the following:
- a CDS encoding ABC transporter ATP-binding protein — translated: MRLEVCNINKSFSGRHILHDVSFRVESGKAMGFLGRNGAGKTTTIRTLMNVFEPDSGEFLLDGKPFDRQKYKIGYLPEERGMYSKISILDQLVYFGELKHMSRSDAKKSARKWLERFELAEYEKKPLDTLSKGNQQKIQILQAVINDPDILILDEPFSGLDPVNAQVLKELIREYIAKDRLVIFSSHQMGYVEEFCDDVTFIKSGRIILSANLKETKRDMGRNKLRIKISGMDMNEAQKRISAFSDIRVDMDRQSLIVECLNNRTPNEFLSEVISNNLPVELFSFYEPSLEDIFIQLERDEGLDGIDSKTEGGGIG
- a CDS encoding ABC transporter permease, which gives rise to MRDLKTVFGFELSNKLKEKTVRLTTIIILVIILIATFIPTLVSMLSGDSSGDSGDMGQNTGGHSYEGVAPLSDEYGYVIENNAISEEALKTLYPFFLSKSYPDEKALRDAIEKEEIKKGILVTSATSFKLIANDLSMYDTSVQSISASLSRFNRDLFLSKEGIDPAKVDQAENVQIQADTEILGKNALTGYAFAYVGMFMIYMLVILYGNSVATSVAREKNDRTMELLITNTSSNNLIWGKVLASMVVSIGQLILMILVAGAGIVLNRDNYPEFMIRMIKEGITIDALVLFIVFSLFGSLMYYFLYASVGALVSKVEEVNSAMTPIQFVFIAAFLLCSMGLNMPDGTLMRVISIVPFTSPMAMFIRYSMTTVPIVDLIGALVLLLVTLYIMAYLATRIYRMGTLNYGNRIGFFKAVGMVFKNVR
- a CDS encoding tyrosine-type recombinase/integrase — protein: MARKSPEKSALCQGVLKIRVKKAPQKPVEYLSVDAVEYLLKIPDRHSTQGIRDLAMIALMYESGCRVQELIDLRVGDIVFRSPNTVTLTGKGNKARVIPISTNAADIIKAYLNSTSICDMAHPVFVNIYDKPLSRSGVSYVLDKYGQMARNARPELYPCKLHPHILRHSKAMHLLENGVNLIYIRDFLGHSSVTTTEIYARCNPELKRKYIEQAGSLITESIEEYSESEKEALIAWLRENI
- a CDS encoding DDE-type integrase/transposase/recombinase translates to MCALFSKGSVRKYYDEPVRKPYRKLVVDTMPIIETLEKLDYKQLISNHLKETGKLITPITRRKASTVPDTMACPRCGAPHEYLYDNTGGKGQYLCKVCKCTFNKKNRYLKNLIFLCPHCGRTLELKKERKDFNVHKCTNSKCPYYLDRLNSMSEEDKQRYKSSPHDFKLHYIYREFDIDFEPLVRKPSQPPSVDISRLYVSPHVLGLILTYHVNFGLSTRMTAALMREVHGVSVSHQSVSNYADAVATNIKPFIDNYKYDLSDSICGDETYIKVLGKWHYVFFIFDAVKKIILSYPVSANRDVKAAIYALDEALSKFDKLPEDLTLIFDGNPIYMLAQHYFAQYGIHFDIKQVIGLTNDDPISEEYRPLKQIIERLNRTFKGNYRPTNGFNNYAGSVSFLTLFVAYFNFLRPHSSLEGRVPVVLEELKDRPNMPARWVTLIKMSQEYIKAQQSA
- a CDS encoding SAM-dependent methyltransferase, which codes for MRTYIKRLRLKLEGALKDFSIDVSNKVAIDIGASTGGFTDCLIQFGARKVYAIDVGFGQLSGKLLQNPNVVNMEKTNISDARLLELSEKPEIATLDLSYLSLRKAIPICADIMNKKGIIIGLVKPIYEVESSEIRRNGEINDKQVFYDILTKLVDYINLTLGYNVFGITYSPVRGNKGTIEFFIGVSLDDSRPRKTTEEIKSEITYSIDKGWMLDEFDKSFGNYEVTSI